In Thermus hydrothermalis, a single genomic region encodes these proteins:
- a CDS encoding protein kinase domain-containing protein, whose product MQGLLAVLLVLLTALLAARLSPWPLLSLLVLLTGAGVATGVRLEVALPWLLLALGALAAPRVYLGPRRRPARRPARAAKREGPKTTEETQALSQRYEILEKVGVGGMATVYKAKDKKTGRLVALKVPQERFVGDPRFVRRFHREAEVLAKLDHPNIVKVYDHGQVDGVHFIAMEFLEGEGLDKLIEERRLSLKQATAILARVADALKHIHAQGIVHRDIKPGNIMVLKGALREDGVDPRGVRLMDFGIAAGKVLTRLTITGARIGTPVYMSPEQAKGQKLDHRSDIYSLGIVLYEALTGQPPFTGGYETVIHQQIFQVPTPPKQLRPEIPQALSDLVLKMLEKDPAKRPSLDEVIRGLEGPWEEEKGLPHPFYLLLGVEAKKGSVRLLDLKGTASRLISGIGSAPGHFSAPPLSVAADPKGGIWVSVFEHGAKLLHRFSPEGELLLSAGPYGMKPGEFLFPASLAVADGALYVLDAETATISRLDLEGRYQGRFGGQGPGRGTFQDPKALVAAAGSLFVLDYGNRQVQRLGLDGRYLSRYAFRRSRESEELRLLGGVGADGNRLYLYDVEAAKVRVVDFSGALLASWPLPLLEGEDARSLVELLPLEGILYAARRGSSRLHRLDLKTGEALPPLEVYAPVRALGAWRNPA is encoded by the coding sequence ATGCAGGGACTTTTGGCCGTTCTCCTGGTGCTCCTTACCGCCCTTTTGGCGGCGCGGCTTTCCCCTTGGCCCCTCCTTTCCCTCCTCGTTCTCCTCACCGGGGCGGGGGTGGCCACGGGGGTTAGGTTGGAAGTGGCCCTTCCCTGGCTCCTCCTCGCCCTCGGCGCCTTGGCCGCCCCCCGGGTCTACCTGGGGCCGAGGCGGAGGCCTGCCCGCCGCCCGGCCAGGGCAGCCAAGCGGGAGGGGCCCAAGACCACGGAGGAGACCCAGGCCCTTTCCCAACGCTACGAGATCCTGGAGAAGGTGGGCGTAGGGGGGATGGCCACGGTCTACAAGGCCAAGGACAAGAAGACGGGCCGCCTGGTGGCCCTAAAGGTGCCCCAGGAGCGCTTCGTGGGCGACCCCCGCTTCGTGCGCCGTTTCCACCGGGAGGCGGAGGTCTTGGCCAAGCTGGACCACCCCAACATCGTCAAGGTTTACGACCACGGCCAGGTGGACGGGGTGCACTTCATCGCCATGGAGTTTCTGGAGGGGGAGGGCCTGGACAAGCTCATAGAGGAGCGGCGCCTGAGCCTCAAGCAGGCCACGGCCATCCTGGCCCGGGTGGCGGACGCCCTCAAGCACATCCACGCCCAAGGCATCGTCCACCGGGACATCAAGCCGGGGAACATCATGGTCCTCAAGGGGGCCCTCAGGGAGGACGGGGTGGATCCCCGGGGCGTGCGCCTCATGGACTTCGGCATCGCCGCCGGGAAGGTCCTAACCCGGCTCACCATCACCGGGGCCCGCATCGGCACCCCCGTCTACATGAGCCCAGAGCAGGCCAAGGGGCAGAAGCTGGACCACCGCTCGGACATCTACTCCCTGGGCATCGTGCTCTACGAGGCCCTCACGGGCCAGCCCCCCTTCACGGGCGGGTACGAGACGGTGATCCACCAGCAGATCTTCCAGGTGCCCACCCCGCCCAAGCAGCTCAGGCCGGAAATCCCCCAGGCCCTTTCGGACCTGGTCCTCAAGATGCTGGAGAAGGACCCCGCCAAGCGGCCCAGCCTGGACGAGGTGATCCGGGGCCTCGAGGGGCCCTGGGAGGAGGAAAAGGGCCTGCCCCACCCCTTCTACCTCCTCCTTGGGGTGGAGGCCAAGAAGGGAAGCGTGCGCCTTCTGGACCTGAAGGGCACCGCCTCCAGGCTCATCTCCGGCATCGGTTCCGCCCCGGGCCACTTCTCCGCCCCCCCCCTCTCCGTGGCCGCCGACCCCAAAGGGGGGATTTGGGTTTCCGTCTTTGAGCACGGGGCCAAGCTCCTCCACCGCTTCTCCCCGGAAGGGGAGCTTCTCCTTTCCGCAGGGCCTTACGGGATGAAGCCCGGGGAGTTCCTCTTCCCCGCCTCCTTGGCGGTGGCGGACGGGGCCCTTTACGTCCTGGACGCCGAGACCGCCACCATCAGCCGCCTGGACCTGGAAGGGCGGTACCAGGGGCGCTTTGGCGGGCAGGGGCCGGGCCGCGGCACCTTCCAAGACCCCAAGGCCCTGGTGGCGGCGGCGGGGTCCCTCTTCGTCCTGGACTACGGGAACCGCCAGGTGCAACGCCTGGGCCTGGACGGGCGGTACCTCTCCCGCTACGCCTTCCGCCGCTCTAGGGAAAGCGAGGAGCTCAGGCTTCTCGGGGGCGTGGGGGCGGACGGAAACAGGCTTTACCTCTACGACGTGGAGGCGGCCAAGGTGCGGGTGGTGGACTTCTCCGGGGCCCTCCTCGCCTCCTGGCCCCTGCCCCTTTTGGAAGGGGAGGACGCCCGGAGCCTGGTGGAGCTTCTGCCCTTGGAGGGCATCCTCTACGCCGCCCGCAGGGGGTCAAGCCGCCTCCACCGCCTGGACCTAAAGACGGGGGAGGCCCTTCCGCCCTTGGAGGTCTACGCCCCCGTGCGGGCCTTGGGGGCATGGCGGAACCCGGCATGA
- a CDS encoding sensor histidine kinase → MGTAFSSLRARLFALLFLALLLLAFPLALLSAREAERAATEDLRRALLTRLFLLKEEGPKEEKALLAELFRLSQVFGGGTGFVVGEGVRTTELAPFALPPALLPALAEGRAYQGVWRGVLYVALPREGGGFGLAVPLEGVAGLGRRLLLLYATWGGGVLLLVFALAALGLSWALGPLKALAQTLQGRTPQDLAPLPSPQVAELRPVVEALNGLLARVRGLLEELSEKEAQARRFARHASHELRNPLAALKGYLEVLARKGEPKALEGALREVGRLEALLAGLLRLSQLEATPLRLKPVSLAAFLRERGVEGVGDAEVLVDPELLALAVENVLENARRHGKPPVRAEILREGEGVWLWLVDSGPGFPETLLPRVLEPFVHGGRGTGLGLALVAAVARAHGGRARAENRGGAAVGLYLPLAPLKVSPAAGFGQGG, encoded by the coding sequence ATGGGTACCGCCTTTTCCTCCCTTAGGGCGAGGCTTTTCGCCCTCCTCTTCTTGGCGCTTCTGCTCCTCGCCTTTCCCCTTGCCCTCCTCTCGGCCCGGGAGGCGGAGCGGGCGGCCACGGAGGACCTGCGGCGGGCCCTTTTGACCCGGCTTTTCCTCCTCAAGGAGGAGGGCCCCAAGGAGGAGAAGGCGCTTTTGGCGGAGCTTTTCCGCCTAAGCCAGGTTTTCGGGGGCGGCACGGGGTTCGTGGTGGGGGAAGGGGTGCGCACCACCGAGCTCGCCCCCTTCGCCCTGCCCCCCGCCCTCCTGCCGGCCCTGGCGGAGGGGCGGGCCTACCAAGGGGTGTGGCGGGGGGTGCTCTACGTGGCCCTGCCCCGGGAAGGCGGGGGGTTTGGCCTGGCGGTGCCCTTGGAGGGGGTGGCGGGGCTTGGGCGGCGCCTTCTCCTCCTCTACGCCACCTGGGGGGGTGGGGTTTTGCTCCTGGTCTTCGCCCTGGCCGCCTTGGGGCTTTCCTGGGCCTTGGGGCCCCTGAAGGCGCTCGCCCAAACCCTTCAGGGCCGCACCCCACAGGACCTCGCCCCCCTCCCTTCCCCCCAGGTGGCGGAGCTTAGGCCCGTGGTGGAGGCGCTCAACGGCCTCCTCGCCCGGGTGCGGGGACTGCTGGAGGAGCTTTCCGAAAAGGAAGCCCAGGCCCGCCGCTTCGCCCGCCACGCCTCCCACGAGCTCAGGAACCCCTTGGCCGCCCTAAAGGGGTACCTGGAGGTCCTGGCCCGAAAGGGGGAGCCCAAGGCCCTGGAGGGGGCCTTGCGGGAGGTGGGGCGCCTCGAGGCCCTCCTCGCGGGCCTCCTTCGGCTTTCCCAGTTGGAGGCCACCCCCTTGCGCCTAAAGCCCGTAAGCCTCGCCGCCTTCTTGCGGGAGCGGGGCGTGGAGGGGGTGGGGGACGCGGAGGTCCTAGTGGACCCCGAGCTTCTGGCCCTGGCGGTGGAGAACGTCTTGGAAAACGCCCGCCGCCACGGGAAGCCCCCGGTGCGGGCGGAGATCCTCAGGGAGGGCGAGGGGGTTTGGCTTTGGCTCGTGGATAGCGGGCCCGGCTTCCCCGAAACCCTCCTTCCCCGGGTCCTGGAGCCTTTTGTCCACGGGGGACGGGGAACGGGGCTTGGGCTTGCCCTGGTGGCGGCGGTGGCCCGGGCCCACGGGGGAAGGGCGCGGGCGGAGAACCGGGGCGGGGCGGCGGTGGGGCTTTACCTGCCTTTGGCTCCGCTTAAGGTTTCCCCCGCTGCGGGCTTTGGCCAAGGGGGCTAG
- a CDS encoding response regulator transcription factor translates to MRVLLVEDDPGVREALSLGLSLEGHEVRATESPKEALALLPWAEVVVLDVLLPEGDGFSLLKEIRARSEVPVLMLTALDAVEWRVKGLREGADDYLVKPYSLQELLARLEALGRRARRPEEVLSYKDLRLYPRRMEAYRGERRLSLSPKAFLLLKAFLEHPEEVLSKEALMLKVWGEVVEPATLEVHLSALRKALGEPNPIQTLRGYGYRLFLP, encoded by the coding sequence ATGAGGGTCCTCTTGGTGGAAGACGACCCTGGGGTGCGGGAGGCCCTCAGCCTGGGGCTATCCCTGGAGGGGCACGAGGTGAGGGCCACGGAAAGCCCCAAGGAGGCCTTGGCCCTCCTCCCTTGGGCGGAGGTGGTGGTCCTGGACGTGCTTCTGCCGGAAGGGGACGGTTTTTCCCTTCTCAAGGAGATCCGGGCCCGCTCGGAGGTGCCCGTGCTCATGCTCACCGCCTTGGATGCGGTGGAGTGGCGGGTGAAGGGCTTGAGGGAGGGGGCGGACGACTACCTGGTGAAGCCCTATAGCCTCCAGGAGCTTCTGGCCCGCCTCGAGGCCCTGGGGAGGCGCGCTAGGAGGCCCGAGGAGGTCCTCTCCTACAAGGACCTCCGCCTCTACCCGAGGCGCATGGAGGCCTATAGGGGGGAAAGGCGGCTTAGCCTTTCCCCCAAGGCCTTCCTCCTCCTCAAGGCCTTTTTGGAACACCCCGAGGAGGTGCTCTCCAAAGAGGCCCTGATGCTTAAGGTCTGGGGGGAGGTGGTGGAGCCCGCCACCCTGGAGGTCCACCTCTCCGCCCTGCGCAAGGCCTTGGGGGAGCCGAACCCCATCCAGACCCTTCGCGGCTATGGGTACCGCCTTTTCCTCCCTTAG